Proteins from a genomic interval of Candidatus Neomarinimicrobiota bacterium:
- a CDS encoding response regulator yields the protein MTRLEVTSPPQWNYHDLIPFRVHEILMVASPYDAYILEEDGRLTEQILTEYIGMHLHYAPHVSRASTASEAMKMLEERSFDLIITMQRIADMDPITFGKLVKKDRPDLPVILLVFDATELKRMKVLLKGDAIDKVFVWSGNANVLPVIIKYVEDRKNVESDMEMGDIRVIVVVEDSPRFYSIILPRIYREVMHHTISLIDESLNDTHRLLRLRARPKILLASNYEEAVELIAMCGDNLMGVISDIRFPINGKSDISAGFKLARWIRDRETAMPILLQSTKPKGETWASKLDARFLYKESSTFLQDMSDFIRQNFGFGDFVFRLPSGKEVGRASTLKEMEKVLETVSRKSIEYHASSNHFSNWLAARSEFWIASRVRKVKTSDFKNVEGLRQYLIEVVGMTRQARVHGRVIQYRGGDEDTTADFIKFGRGSLGGKARGLAFAQSLVESDEFKQKFPGVNISIPKVAVIGTDQFEMFMDKNNLWTTALKTKNSKRLAKRFLSAPIPKELMIFLKAYLKKMKSPVAIRSSGLFEDMQYQSLAGLYSTFLLPNNDRSLKIRVAKAADAIRLVYASMFSQEVKSTTALSGHHLEDERMAVIMQEAVGQRHGSRFYPTFSGVAQSINYYPISYMKREDGASYLALGLGRMIAEGGKVLRFSPKYPRLMPQFYSPDAMLENSQTEFYALSLDAQQDLLSAGEDGNLLKETLSVAEEDGVLRYVASVLSTEDNIVRDSLNYNGPRIVTFSRILQSRGFSLPELISEILTLGYEAMGCPVEAEFACNYSVKPDVPSEFCLLQIRPMPSDTFDRSVQLKTADRHEVVCSSTLALGNGYLNDIYNLIVVDPEKFDFANSNKVAEKIEKINKKIRQGSSILIGPGRWGSADPWLGIPVRWNQISRARVIVEVGLDGKPIDPSFGSHFFQNVTSFRIGYFTVTDNKDFIDWDWLRSQRTHEFSDDVRWIKLKNPVAVWIDGNTGDGLILKNRLEFSENGRQNGVT from the coding sequence ATGACTCGTCTTGAAGTCACCTCACCACCGCAGTGGAATTACCATGATCTAATTCCTTTTCGTGTTCATGAGATCCTAATGGTGGCATCCCCATATGATGCTTACATCCTGGAAGAAGACGGGCGTTTAACTGAACAAATTCTCACTGAATATATTGGGATGCACCTTCATTATGCACCTCATGTGTCTCGCGCTTCTACAGCTTCCGAAGCCATGAAAATGCTGGAGGAGAGAAGTTTTGATCTAATCATTACCATGCAGAGGATTGCGGACATGGATCCCATCACCTTTGGAAAACTGGTGAAAAAAGATCGCCCCGATTTACCCGTTATTCTATTGGTATTTGATGCCACAGAATTGAAAAGAATGAAAGTACTCTTGAAGGGGGATGCTATTGATAAAGTGTTCGTTTGGAGTGGCAATGCGAACGTACTTCCAGTAATCATTAAATATGTTGAGGACAGGAAAAATGTTGAAAGCGATATGGAGATGGGAGATATACGTGTTATTGTGGTAGTGGAGGACAGTCCCCGGTTTTACTCCATCATTTTGCCGCGCATCTACAGAGAAGTAATGCATCACACCATATCCCTTATAGACGAAAGTTTGAACGATACTCATAGGCTACTCCGGTTGAGAGCGAGGCCGAAGATCCTCCTTGCCTCTAATTATGAGGAAGCTGTTGAGTTAATTGCCATGTGTGGTGATAATCTTATGGGTGTTATCTCTGATATCAGATTCCCAATAAATGGAAAATCTGATATTTCGGCGGGGTTCAAACTTGCCCGTTGGATTCGAGACCGGGAAACCGCAATGCCCATTCTTTTGCAAAGCACAAAGCCTAAGGGAGAGACTTGGGCTAGTAAACTTGATGCAAGATTTCTCTATAAAGAATCCTCGACCTTTTTACAGGATATGTCTGATTTTATACGTCAGAATTTTGGTTTTGGTGATTTTGTTTTTCGTCTTCCTAGTGGTAAGGAAGTTGGGAGGGCTTCAACGCTCAAGGAAATGGAGAAAGTGCTCGAAACAGTATCGCGCAAATCCATTGAATATCATGCATCCAGCAATCATTTTTCGAATTGGCTGGCCGCCCGCAGTGAGTTTTGGATCGCTTCCCGCGTCAGGAAGGTTAAGACATCGGATTTTAAAAATGTGGAAGGCTTGAGGCAGTATCTTATTGAAGTTGTGGGAATGACCAGGCAGGCCAGAGTACATGGTCGTGTGATCCAGTACAGGGGTGGAGATGAGGACACGACTGCTGATTTTATCAAGTTTGGAAGAGGCTCTTTAGGGGGCAAAGCTCGCGGACTCGCATTTGCTCAGTCCCTCGTGGAATCAGATGAGTTTAAACAGAAGTTTCCTGGCGTCAATATCAGCATTCCTAAGGTGGCTGTCATTGGTACGGATCAGTTCGAAATGTTCATGGATAAGAATAATCTTTGGACTACAGCGCTGAAAACAAAGAATTCAAAGCGTTTGGCGAAAAGATTTTTAAGTGCACCCATTCCCAAAGAATTAATGATTTTTTTGAAAGCTTACTTAAAAAAGATGAAATCACCTGTAGCCATACGCTCATCAGGGTTGTTTGAAGATATGCAGTATCAGTCGCTTGCGGGTCTCTATTCAACATTTTTACTACCCAACAATGACCGTTCACTGAAAATTCGTGTTGCAAAGGCTGCTGATGCCATTAGGCTTGTGTACGCGTCCATGTTCTCTCAGGAGGTGAAAAGCACCACCGCTTTAAGCGGTCATCACTTGGAAGATGAAAGGATGGCGGTAATCATGCAGGAGGCTGTAGGGCAGAGACACGGTTCCCGGTTTTATCCCACTTTCAGCGGCGTGGCGCAAAGCATTAATTATTATCCCATATCATACATGAAACGGGAAGACGGTGCTTCATACCTTGCTCTCGGATTGGGCCGGATGATTGCTGAAGGGGGAAAAGTTCTTCGATTTTCACCAAAGTATCCGCGCCTTATGCCGCAGTTTTATTCACCTGATGCCATGCTGGAAAATTCACAAACAGAGTTTTACGCACTTTCCCTCGATGCTCAGCAGGATTTGCTAAGCGCCGGAGAAGATGGGAATCTATTGAAAGAAACACTCTCAGTGGCGGAAGAAGATGGGGTATTACGTTATGTGGCAAGTGTGCTTTCTACAGAGGACAACATTGTGAGAGATTCTCTCAATTATAACGGTCCTAGGATTGTTACTTTCTCGCGCATCCTTCAGTCCCGCGGATTTTCGCTTCCTGAACTGATCAGTGAAATACTGACCCTTGGTTACGAAGCCATGGGGTGCCCAGTTGAAGCGGAGTTCGCATGTAATTACTCTGTCAAGCCCGATGTACCATCTGAGTTCTGCTTGCTCCAGATCAGACCCATGCCCAGCGATACATTTGATAGAAGCGTTCAACTCAAGACAGCGGACAGACACGAGGTTGTCTGCTCCAGCACATTGGCTCTCGGTAACGGTTACCTCAATGACATCTACAATCTAATTGTTGTAGATCCTGAAAAATTCGATTTTGCTAATTCAAACAAAGTTGCCGAAAAAATAGAAAAGATTAACAAAAAGATCAGGCAGGGGAGTTCAATTTTGATCGGACCTGGGCGGTGGGGGAGTGCTGATCCCTGGCTCGGTATTCCCGTTCGCTGGAATCAAATCTCCCGGGCGAGGGTGATTGTGGAAGTAGGGCTAGATGGAAAGCCTATTGACCCGTCTTTCGGCAGTCACTTTTTCCAGAATGTCACCAGCTTCAGGATTGGTTATTTTACTGTGACGGATAATAAAGACTTTATAGACTGGGACTGGCTCAGATCTCAAAGGACGCATGAATTCTCAGATGACGTCCGGTGGATCAAGCTGAAGAATCCTGTTGCTGTCTGGATCGATGGGAACACGGGTGATGGACTTATATTAAAAAATCGTCTTGAGTTTTCCGAAAACGGTCGCCAGAATGGTGTCACCTAA
- a CDS encoding NADP-specific glutamate dehydrogenase — MYSSVDEFMNSVKSRNLGEVEFHQAVHEVAESLWEFLEENPHYMDAKILDRLVEPERVLMFRVPWRNDRGETEVNRGFRVEFNSAIGPYKGGLRFHPSVNLSILKFLGFEQVLKNSLTTLSMGGGKGGSNFDPKGKSDNEVMSFCQSFMTELQRHIGANTDVPAGDIGVGAREIGFLFGQYKRLRNEFTGVLTGKALNWGGSLIRPEATGYGCVYFADEMLKSQGESFEGKSVAISGSGNVAQYAAEKVNQLGGKPVTLSDSSGSIYDSDGIDEEKLNYVIDLKNVRRGRIQEYAKEYSCDFFEAERPWKVKCEVALPSATQNEINAEEAKILVDNGCLCVSEGANMPTEPDAVNILQENGVLFGPGKAANAGGVAVSGLEMSQNAMRIQWSRKEVDEKLQRIMVNIHDQCVRYGDNGNKVDYVKGANIGGFIKVADAMLDQGVV; from the coding sequence ATGTACAGCTCAGTTGATGAATTCATGAACTCTGTTAAATCGAGAAATCTTGGTGAGGTTGAATTTCACCAGGCAGTCCACGAAGTGGCGGAATCACTGTGGGAGTTCCTCGAAGAGAATCCCCATTACATGGATGCAAAGATTCTTGACCGTCTTGTGGAGCCCGAACGTGTATTGATGTTTCGCGTGCCATGGCGAAACGACCGCGGAGAGACAGAGGTAAACAGAGGATTCCGGGTGGAGTTCAACTCTGCCATCGGACCTTACAAAGGAGGCCTTCGATTTCACCCTTCCGTTAATCTTTCCATTCTCAAGTTTCTTGGCTTTGAACAGGTTCTTAAAAACAGTCTAACTACTCTTTCAATGGGCGGCGGCAAGGGCGGTTCTAATTTCGATCCCAAAGGTAAATCTGACAATGAGGTAATGTCTTTCTGCCAGTCCTTTATGACTGAACTTCAACGCCACATCGGAGCAAACACAGATGTTCCGGCAGGAGATATCGGTGTGGGCGCTCGCGAGATTGGTTTTCTATTCGGTCAGTATAAACGATTAAGAAACGAATTTACAGGTGTGCTGACCGGTAAGGCGCTCAACTGGGGCGGGAGTCTCATTCGGCCGGAAGCAACGGGATACGGCTGCGTCTACTTTGCTGATGAGATGCTTAAGTCACAAGGCGAATCATTTGAAGGAAAGTCAGTGGCCATCTCAGGTTCGGGCAATGTAGCGCAATACGCCGCTGAGAAGGTGAACCAGCTAGGAGGCAAACCGGTGACGCTTTCCGATTCTTCCGGTTCCATTTATGATTCTGACGGTATCGATGAAGAAAAACTGAACTACGTTATAGATCTAAAGAATGTACGGCGTGGCCGCATTCAGGAATATGCCAAAGAGTACAGCTGTGATTTTTTCGAAGCTGAACGACCATGGAAAGTTAAATGTGAGGTGGCACTCCCATCCGCCACGCAAAATGAGATTAACGCTGAAGAAGCAAAGATACTTGTCGACAACGGTTGTCTCTGTGTATCCGAAGGGGCCAACATGCCTACGGAACCTGATGCCGTTAACATACTCCAGGAAAATGGCGTCCTGTTCGGACCCGGTAAAGCAGCCAACGCCGGTGGTGTCGCTGTCTCAGGTTTGGAAATGAGCCAGAATGCCATGCGCATTCAGTGGTCAAGAAAAGAAGTTGACGAAAAGCTTCAAAGGATCATGGTAAACATTCATGATCAGTGTGTCCGATACGGTGATAACGGCAATAAAGTTGATTATGTAAAAGGGGCAAACATCGGTGGTTTCATTAAGGTAGCCGATGCAATGCTGGATCAGGGAGTTGTTTAG
- a CDS encoding phosphoglycerate kinase, whose amino-acid sequence MRSLESQEFDNKRVLIRVDFNVHMKEGKVVDDFRIRAALPTIKHCLDQGASIVLMSHLGRPGGVPSDHLSLVPVGEALCDHLEMSIKFSNDCVSDDAIDVSQDLQAGEVHLLENLRFHIGETKNDLDFASRLAQHGTCFINDAFGTAHRAHASNVGVTDFLHNGTPGFLMEKEYKFLHSAMIRPKQPFTIVLGGVKIGTKLPLVTRFIREADNVIIGGGMAFMFLKVAGNKIGKSLYDKSLYQKAKQTIEMLNSLDCEFQLPSDVVVTKDISSGQDSTVRKVSEIYDNEIGVDIGPETIDQFCETINRSSTVIWNGPMGIFETAAYSGGTKAVAEAMANIIGKGGLSIVGGGDSASAVRDLNLWNKMTHISTGGGASLELLAGKELPAMKALEMV is encoded by the coding sequence ATGAGATCGTTGGAGTCTCAGGAGTTTGACAATAAGCGGGTATTGATCAGGGTCGATTTCAATGTTCATATGAAAGAGGGAAAGGTGGTTGACGATTTCAGGATCCGTGCCGCCTTGCCTACCATTAAGCATTGTCTTGATCAAGGCGCATCTATTGTTCTCATGTCACACCTTGGTAGGCCAGGAGGAGTTCCATCGGATCATTTGAGTCTTGTACCGGTGGGTGAGGCCTTATGCGATCACCTTGAAATGTCCATCAAGTTTTCCAACGATTGCGTTTCTGATGATGCTATTGATGTCTCTCAGGATCTCCAGGCGGGGGAAGTTCACCTTTTGGAAAACCTTCGATTTCATATCGGCGAAACCAAAAACGACCTCGATTTTGCTTCTCGGCTTGCGCAGCACGGTACCTGCTTTATCAATGACGCTTTTGGCACAGCACATCGCGCCCACGCTTCCAATGTAGGGGTCACTGATTTCCTACATAATGGCACCCCAGGATTTCTCATGGAAAAGGAATATAAATTCCTTCATTCTGCTATGATCCGCCCTAAACAACCCTTTACAATTGTTCTTGGTGGTGTAAAAATAGGAACAAAACTTCCGCTTGTGACTCGCTTCATTCGCGAAGCTGACAATGTGATCATAGGCGGCGGTATGGCTTTCATGTTCCTGAAAGTTGCTGGTAATAAAATTGGTAAATCACTTTATGATAAGTCATTATATCAAAAAGCTAAACAAACAATTGAAATGTTGAATTCACTGGACTGTGAGTTTCAGCTACCGAGCGATGTTGTAGTTACCAAGGATATATCCTCAGGTCAGGATTCAACCGTTCGTAAGGTATCTGAGATATATGACAATGAAATTGGAGTTGACATCGGCCCTGAAACTATAGATCAATTTTGTGAGACGATTAATAGAAGTAGCACCGTTATCTGGAACGGTCCTATGGGAATTTTTGAGACTGCGGCCTACAGCGGCGGCACCAAGGCTGTAGCAGAAGCCATGGCAAATATTATTGGGAAGGGAGGTCTCTCCATCGTTGGCGGTGGTGATTCAGCATCGGCTGTCCGGGACTTAAATTTATGGAATAAAATGACACACATTTCCACAGGCGGTGGTGCGTCACTGGAACTGCTTGCTGGAAAGGAACTCCCGGCCATGAAAGCTTTGGAAATGGTGTGA
- a CDS encoding triose-phosphate isomerase has translation MKKPVVAANWKMYKTPEESVNFVEKLKKKPLDWDEVNIILCAPYTSLFEMGNSLRDDGFVSLGAQNLFSEREGAFTGEISVEMLKACDVVWVIVGHSERRTLFGESDEDVCRKANAALQSGLSVIFCVGESLEQRENGKTADVLQHQVTALLSKLDEQLLSMVVIAYEPIWAIGTGLNATGDQIEESHRLIRGFIEKEFTSTSGEVSILYGGSVNLGNCRELSEVSEVNGFLIGGASLDADQFAEIVTTITEVKKE, from the coding sequence ATGAAAAAACCTGTTGTAGCGGCAAACTGGAAGATGTATAAAACTCCTGAAGAATCGGTGAACTTCGTCGAGAAACTGAAGAAGAAGCCTTTGGATTGGGATGAGGTCAACATTATATTATGTGCTCCCTATACTTCGCTCTTTGAAATGGGAAATTCCCTTCGGGATGATGGCTTTGTGAGTCTTGGTGCTCAAAACCTGTTTAGTGAACGGGAAGGGGCATTCACCGGCGAAATATCCGTCGAAATGCTCAAAGCCTGTGATGTCGTGTGGGTAATTGTCGGCCATTCGGAAAGACGAACGTTGTTTGGCGAATCCGATGAGGATGTCTGTCGTAAAGCTAATGCGGCACTGCAAAGCGGTCTTTCGGTTATTTTCTGTGTAGGTGAATCACTTGAACAGAGAGAGAACGGCAAAACCGCCGATGTACTCCAACATCAGGTGACGGCTTTACTGTCCAAGTTAGACGAACAGCTGTTGAGTATGGTTGTTATTGCTTACGAACCCATCTGGGCAATTGGAACTGGATTAAATGCCACGGGCGACCAGATTGAGGAATCTCACCGGTTAATTCGCGGGTTCATTGAAAAAGAATTTACCAGTACTTCTGGAGAGGTGTCCATCCTTTACGGTGGGAGTGTCAACCTCGGGAACTGTAGGGAATTAAGTGAAGTTAGTGAGGTTAACGGCTTTCTAATTGGCGGGGCAAGTTTAGATGCCGATCAGTTTGCTGAAATTGTAACAACAATCACTGAGGTGAAAAAAGAATAG